The Clostridium beijerinckii genomic sequence AAATTCTCTATTTCAAAGACAACTTCATCTGGTTTTGCAGGCTCTTTATCAACAACTAACTTAACTGCATGACCTACCATCATAGTAGCAAGTTCTGATCCTGTTATCTCTTTAACATTAACCGTATCTATATATTTTCCTCTACGTATTATTGTGCAGACATCAGAAGATTCTTTTATTTCTTTTAATTTATGCGTAATTATAATTATTGTTTTTCCATCTGCTACAAGATTATTCATAATCTTTATTAAATCTTGAATTTCTTGAGGCGTAAGCACCGCTGTCGGCTCATCTAATATTAACAAATCAGCTCCACGATATAAAGCTTTTAATATTTCAATACGCTGCTGCATACCTACTGAAATATCTTCAATTTTTGCATCTGGATCTACTTCTAATCCATACTTTTTAACAATGTTTAATATTTCTTCGCGAGCTTTTTTCATGTCCAATATTCCAAATTTACTTGTGATTTCACTACCTAATACTATGTTTTGTGTTACTGTAAAATTTTCAACTAACATAAAATGTTGGTGAACCATTCCTATTCCATTTTCGATGGCTATATTAGGGTTTTTAATATTTATCTTTTCACCATTAAGATATATTTCTCCTCGGTCAGCTTGATATAATCCGTAAAGTATATTCATCAGTGTACTCTTACCTGCTCCATTTTCTCCTAATAGTGCATGAATTGTACCTCTTTTAATATCAATATTGATATCATCTAAGGCACAGAATGAACCAAACATTTTTGTAATTCCACGCATTTGCACTGCATATTGTTTGCTAATTTCCATACCAAGTCCTCCCTTAATTAATAATATGCTTTGCTAACAGTGAATCACTAGCTAGCAAAGCCATCCCAATTTCATATTTGCCATATATATATTACAATTTATTTTCTACATTTTAGACTTAAGCCATTGCACATAGCTTTCTAGAACCTTAAATGTAAATTCATCATTGCCACACATATACATTATTTAATTATTCTTATTTACCAAAGCTCTTAAATGTTTCTTCATTATAAGGTGGAACTATTGAACCATCTTTAATTTTGTCTTGAACTGCCATAGCTGCTTTATATACTGCTGGATCCATATTCTTGTTTTCAGTCGGAATTCCTACTGCATTTTCTTTTAATCCATAAGTATAAGTTTTACCACCAATTTTAGTTCCATTCATAGCTTCTTTTGAAAGATTTTCAACTGCAACATTTGCAAGTTTTAATGCTGATGTTAATACATTATCAGGAGCTAAATATGCTTGGTCACGGTCAACACCTATTGCAAACTTGTTTGCTTCTTTAGCTGCTTCAATTACACCTACACCAACTCCACCTGCTGCATGGAATACGATATCGCATCCAGAAGAGAACATCTTATTTGCAATTGCTTTTCCTTTTGATGCATCAGAGAAACTTTCAGCATATTGAACATCTACAGTAATATCTTTACCTAATTCTTTTGCTGCATATTGTACACCTGCTTGATATCCAAATTGGAATTGATCTATAATTCCACTTTTTATACCTCCAACAAATCCAACTTTACCTGTTTTTGTTGTTTTAGCTGCTACATATCCAACTATAAATGAAGGTTCTTGTGCATTAAACATAACTCCTGTTACATTGGCTGGAGTATCATCCCCATATGAATTATCAACTATAGCATAATTGACATCTGGATTTGATTTTGCTGCTTTTAATATTGCATCTGACATTGCAAATCCAATACCCCAAACTAATTTATTGCCACTATCAACAACTTTATCTAGATTAGTAGCGTAATCAGATTCTTGCTTAGATTCTAAGTA encodes the following:
- a CDS encoding BMP family lipoprotein — protein: MKKRLLSLLAVSAITVTLFAGCGSSGSGTSTADKGSSNAKEYQVAMVTDTGGVNDQSFNQSSWEGLQNFEKNNKGAKVSYLESKQESDYATNLDKVVDSGNKLVWGIGFAMSDAILKAAKSNPDVNYAIVDNSYGDDTPANVTGVMFNAQEPSFIVGYVAAKTTKTGKVGFVGGIKSGIIDQFQFGYQAGVQYAAKELGKDITVDVQYAESFSDASKGKAIANKMFSSGCDIVFHAAGGVGVGVIEAAKEANKFAIGVDRDQAYLAPDNVLTSALKLANVAVENLSKEAMNGTKIGGKTYTYGLKENAVGIPTENKNMDPAVYKAAMAVQDKIKDGSIVPPYNEETFKSFGK
- a CDS encoding ABC transporter ATP-binding protein, which produces MEISKQYAVQMRGITKMFGSFCALDDINIDIKRGTIHALLGENGAGKSTLMNILYGLYQADRGEIYLNGEKINIKNPNIAIENGIGMVHQHFMLVENFTVTQNIVLGSEITSKFGILDMKKAREEILNIVKKYGLEVDPDAKIEDISVGMQQRIEILKALYRGADLLILDEPTAVLTPQEIQDLIKIMNNLVADGKTIIIITHKLKEIKESSDVCTIIRRGKYIDTVNVKEITGSELATMMVGHAVKLVVDKEPAKPDEVVFEIENLTVKDERKLDAVKDLSLKVHKGEIVGIAGIDGNGQKELIEAITCLTKCESGTIKINGVEIQNTTTENVIKNKVSTIHEDRQRRGLVLDFSVADNVVIEKYKSEPYCKNGFLNKNEIISHTKDMIKQYDIRPDNCELLPVRGLSGGNQQKVIIAREVANDPDLLIAVQPTRGLDVGAIEYVHKTLIRERDKGKAVLLVSFELDEVMNVSDTIAVIYAGTIVDTFKQGEVDENTIGLLMAGGKRNENSGKDS